Proteins encoded within one genomic window of Geotalea daltonii FRC-32:
- a CDS encoding TFIIB-type zinc ribbon-containing protein, with protein sequence MKCPVCTNVNLLLAERQGVEIDYCPTCRGVWLDRGELDKILDRVGQVPMEQPVPESYRQPPPQPVHHMNHGHNYHGEHKGYGHSRPHKKKSLLSEIFDFD encoded by the coding sequence ATGAAATGTCCCGTCTGCACCAATGTGAATCTGCTGCTGGCCGAACGCCAGGGAGTGGAAATAGATTACTGTCCCACCTGCCGTGGTGTTTGGCTTGACCGGGGAGAGCTGGACAAAATACTCGATCGTGTCGGTCAGGTACCCATGGAACAACCAGTCCCAGAGTCCTACCGTCAACCGCCACCACAGCCGGTGCATCACATGAACCATGGCCATAATTACCATGGAGAGCACAAAGGTTACGGTCACAGCCGGCCACACAAGAAGAAATCCCTGCTGTCCGAGATCTTCGACTTCGATTGA
- a CDS encoding glycosyltransferase, translated as MEFHKIANIHNYEPLIGSEAVDRILSKAHRLNDLHIVHINSTFYGGGVSEILSSLTLLMNSLGIKTGWRVISGSPDFFAITKKMHNALQGSDYHFTRRKVQVFEEVIHENAIRMHLNHDMVVVHDPQPLPIVAHNRKRGPWIWRCHLQLHDPHPQLWEYLQNYIQMYDAVIMSLPEYRQKLNTPQVFFMPAIDPFSQKNRELSDPEIDERLSHYNIPVDLPILVQISRFDRWKDPEGVIQAFKIARKEMPCTLVLLGSMATDDPEGAQIYESLLKCQEERLLILSSQDSALVNALQRRAAVVLQKSLREGFGLTVAEAMLKGTPVIGGRVGGIPHQIDDNVNGFLVSSPEEAAARIVQLLKDDRLREEMGRKARDSVLKSFLLSRLVEQYLDLFSSFRSNFSLIS; from the coding sequence ATGGAGTTTCACAAGATCGCGAACATACACAATTATGAACCATTGATCGGCAGTGAAGCCGTGGATCGAATTCTCAGCAAGGCCCATCGCCTGAACGACCTGCACATCGTCCACATAAATTCCACCTTTTACGGAGGAGGCGTCTCGGAAATTCTCTCTTCCCTCACGCTCCTGATGAACAGTCTGGGCATCAAAACCGGCTGGCGTGTAATTTCCGGTTCGCCCGACTTCTTTGCCATTACCAAGAAGATGCACAATGCCCTGCAAGGGAGCGATTACCACTTCACCCGGAGAAAAGTCCAGGTGTTTGAAGAGGTAATCCACGAAAACGCCATCAGGATGCATCTAAATCATGACATGGTGGTCGTTCATGATCCACAGCCTTTGCCGATCGTGGCCCATAATCGAAAGCGTGGTCCCTGGATATGGCGCTGCCACCTGCAATTGCATGATCCCCATCCCCAATTGTGGGAATATCTGCAGAATTACATTCAGATGTACGATGCGGTAATCATGTCCTTGCCTGAATACCGGCAAAAGCTGAATACGCCACAGGTTTTCTTTATGCCGGCCATTGACCCGTTTTCCCAGAAGAACCGCGAGTTGAGCGATCCTGAAATCGACGAGCGTCTTAGCCATTACAATATTCCGGTGGATCTGCCCATACTTGTACAGATATCCAGGTTCGACCGCTGGAAAGACCCCGAAGGTGTGATTCAGGCATTCAAGATTGCGAGAAAAGAGATGCCATGCACCCTGGTCCTCCTTGGCAGCATGGCCACCGACGATCCCGAGGGTGCGCAGATATACGAATCTTTACTTAAGTGCCAGGAAGAGCGCCTGCTGATTCTCAGCTCCCAGGACTCGGCACTGGTGAATGCACTGCAGAGGAGGGCAGCCGTTGTATTGCAAAAATCTTTGCGGGAGGGATTCGGTCTGACTGTGGCTGAGGCAATGCTGAAAGGAACTCCAGTCATCGGTGGCAGGGTAGGTGGCATTCCGCACCAGATCGACGATAACGTAAACGGCTTCCTTGTCTCGTCACCTGAGGAGGCTGCAGCGCGTATCGTCCAGCTTTTGAAGGATGATCGGTTGCGCGAGGAGATGGGAAGGAAGGCGCGGGACAGTGTATTGAAAAGTTTCCTGCTTTCCCGCTTGGTGGAGCAGTACCTGGATCTTTTTTCATCCTTTCGGAGCAACTTCAGCCTTATCTCTTAG
- the nadB gene encoding L-aspartate oxidase — protein MKLENDFLVIGSGIAGLSFALQAAAHGKVAIVTKRDISESATNYAQGGIATVSSKDDTFDAHVEDTLVAGAGICHEDVVRMVVEEGPAVISSLIDWGVKFTTSGDTYDLTREGGHSQRRILHAEDITGREIQRALVAAARANENITIYENHIGIDLITESKILRKRIKPNRCIGAHVLDIASGQVKTFKAKITLLATGGAGKVYLYTCNPDVATGDGVAMAYRAGATIANMEFMQFHPTTLYHPNAKSFLISEAVRGEGAILRRRDGTAFMEKYHHLKDLAPRDIVARAIDNEMKTYGDDCVFLDITHKDPEYVRNRFPNIYQTCLEYGLDMTKEGLPVVPAAHYLCGGVAVDTNAETDIQHLYAIGEVAFTGLHGANRLASNSLLEAAVYAGRAYAHAVQQLKAHDFRFPEIPVWDSGTATNSDEMVVVSQNWDEIRRFMWNYVGIVRSDKRLERAMHRIKLIQEEIEDYYWNFIVTSDLIELRNITTVAELIVRCARQRKESRGLHYNIDYADRDDIHWKKDTFVKKQF, from the coding sequence ATGAAACTAGAAAATGATTTTCTGGTAATCGGCAGTGGTATTGCAGGTCTGTCCTTTGCTCTTCAGGCAGCGGCCCATGGCAAGGTCGCCATAGTCACCAAAAGGGACATATCGGAATCTGCTACCAATTATGCCCAAGGAGGTATCGCCACCGTATCTTCCAAAGATGACACCTTTGATGCCCATGTGGAAGACACGCTGGTTGCCGGTGCAGGCATCTGCCACGAGGATGTGGTAAGGATGGTTGTGGAAGAAGGCCCGGCGGTGATCAGTAGCCTTATCGACTGGGGGGTTAAATTCACCACCAGCGGCGATACCTATGACCTGACCCGTGAGGGGGGGCACAGCCAGAGGCGAATCCTTCACGCTGAAGATATAACCGGTCGCGAGATCCAGAGGGCGTTGGTGGCTGCTGCCAGGGCCAATGAAAATATCACCATTTATGAAAACCATATCGGCATCGATCTGATCACTGAATCGAAGATCCTGCGCAAGCGGATCAAACCCAATCGCTGTATTGGCGCCCATGTCCTGGATATAGCCAGCGGCCAGGTGAAAACTTTCAAGGCGAAGATCACTCTTTTGGCAACTGGCGGTGCCGGCAAGGTATATCTGTATACCTGTAACCCCGATGTGGCAACGGGAGACGGTGTCGCCATGGCCTATCGCGCCGGTGCAACCATAGCCAATATGGAGTTCATGCAGTTCCACCCCACTACCCTCTACCATCCCAATGCAAAATCATTTCTCATATCAGAAGCTGTCAGGGGTGAAGGCGCCATTCTTCGCCGTCGTGACGGCACAGCCTTCATGGAGAAATACCACCATCTGAAGGATCTGGCGCCACGGGATATCGTGGCACGTGCCATTGACAACGAGATGAAAACCTATGGGGACGACTGTGTATTTCTCGACATCACCCACAAAGACCCGGAGTATGTCAGGAACCGTTTCCCCAATATCTACCAGACCTGCCTCGAATACGGGTTGGATATGACCAAGGAGGGGCTGCCTGTGGTGCCGGCCGCTCATTATCTCTGCGGAGGTGTTGCCGTTGATACCAACGCTGAAACCGACATCCAGCACCTCTATGCCATTGGTGAAGTGGCATTTACAGGTTTGCACGGCGCCAACCGTCTGGCCAGTAATTCTCTTCTCGAAGCTGCTGTCTATGCGGGCCGTGCCTATGCCCATGCCGTGCAGCAGCTGAAAGCCCATGATTTCCGGTTTCCAGAGATCCCCGTCTGGGATTCCGGCACTGCCACCAACAGCGACGAAATGGTGGTCGTCTCCCAGAACTGGGACGAAATCCGCCGCTTCATGTGGAACTATGTGGGCATAGTGCGGTCCGACAAACGTCTGGAAAGGGCCATGCACCGGATCAAACTGATCCAGGAAGAAATTGAAGACTACTACTGGAACTTCATTGTAACTTCTGATCTCATCGAACTGCGCAATATTACCACGGTCGCAGAACTGATCGTAAGATGTGCCCGGCAACGCAAGGAATCCAGGGGGCTGCATTACAACATCGATTATGCCGACCGGGACGATATCCACTGGAAAAAAGACACCTTCGTCAAAAAGCAATTCTGA
- a CDS encoding GSU3473 family protein, with translation MARMVNVIFIDGAIEPVPPSLLKELISLREIRAFERTEGWVYIGQAPIRRKLKPIKGPGQRSYDIYLE, from the coding sequence ATGGCCAGGATGGTAAACGTAATTTTCATTGACGGGGCCATTGAACCGGTTCCGCCATCCCTGCTCAAGGAACTGATAAGCTTGCGGGAGATAAGAGCTTTCGAGAGAACAGAAGGCTGGGTATATATCGGACAGGCCCCTATCAGAAGAAAACTTAAACCCATTAAAGGGCCTGGCCAGCGTTCCTACGACATATATCTGGAGTGA
- a CDS encoding lytic transglycosylase domain-containing protein: MNKLSLWVVAFLVVPSMAMPVFADIYKYEDEEGVLHFTDAPTDKRFKIFMRDLKKDKRLRTTFRLAGCARNPEEFEPIINECSIKYGVDKALVKAVIHAESGYNPTAVSSKGAQGLMQLMPKTAQGLKVANSFDPADNIRGGVKYLRFLLDTFKGDEALALAAYNSGLNRVAKYGGIPPYQETRNYVTKVLNYKKNYE; the protein is encoded by the coding sequence ATGAACAAGCTGTCACTGTGGGTCGTTGCCTTCCTGGTTGTCCCATCCATGGCCATGCCTGTTTTTGCAGATATCTACAAATATGAGGATGAAGAAGGGGTACTTCACTTCACCGATGCCCCCACCGATAAGCGTTTCAAGATCTTCATGCGGGATCTGAAGAAGGACAAACGGTTGCGCACGACTTTCAGGCTGGCCGGCTGCGCCCGGAACCCCGAGGAGTTCGAACCTATCATCAATGAATGCTCAATCAAATATGGCGTGGACAAGGCGCTGGTAAAAGCAGTGATTCATGCCGAATCGGGCTATAATCCCACGGCTGTCTCCTCCAAGGGTGCCCAGGGATTAATGCAGCTGATGCCTAAGACCGCACAGGGATTGAAAGTTGCCAATTCCTTCGATCCCGCCGACAATATCCGGGGTGGAGTAAAATATTTGCGATTCCTCCTGGATACCTTTAAAGGGGATGAAGCCCTTGCCCTGGCAGCATATAACTCCGGTCTGAACAGGGTGGCAAAGTACGGAGGGATTCCTCCCTACCAGGAAACACGCAATTACGTGACAAAGGTACTAAATTATAAAAAGAATTACGAATAA
- a CDS encoding PGPGW domain-containing protein produces the protein MVEWTLRNVKRLIIAVTGFIVMAVGIAMIVLPGPAVIVIPIGLGILATEFVWARTFLKHAKERMARFRKKAEIS, from the coding sequence ATGGTAGAATGGACCCTGAGGAATGTGAAGCGGCTGATAATAGCCGTCACCGGTTTTATCGTCATGGCAGTAGGCATTGCCATGATAGTGCTCCCCGGCCCGGCGGTCATCGTCATCCCAATCGGGCTGGGGATACTGGCGACGGAATTTGTCTGGGCCAGAACGTTCCTGAAACATGCCAAAGAGCGAATGGCCCGTTTTAGAAAAAAAGCCGAGATCAGCTAG
- a CDS encoding peptidylprolyl isomerase, producing the protein MPCANARHILVDTEEECLKLKTEIENGADFAETAKLNSACPSRMRGGDLGTFAQGQMVPEFDQVVFSGDLNKVLGPVKTDFGYHLIEITKRW; encoded by the coding sequence ATGCCTTGCGCTAACGCACGCCACATCCTAGTAGACACAGAAGAAGAATGCCTGAAGCTGAAAACAGAGATTGAGAACGGCGCCGATTTTGCCGAGACTGCGAAGCTTAATTCTGCTTGCCCTTCAAGGATGAGGGGCGGCGATCTGGGGACTTTCGCTCAAGGGCAGATGGTTCCCGAGTTCGACCAAGTGGTCTTTTCAGGCGACCTGAACAAGGTGCTGGGACCGGTGAAAACAGACTTCGGCTACCATCTCATCGAAATTACCAAGCGCTGGTAG
- a CDS encoding Tim44 domain-containing protein → MKKNIARVFAIVAAVMFMSIAVLESNAEARAGGGRSSGYRGSRSYSQPNTSYSQPSQSRQQYNTAPNAMQQRPGGGFLRGMAGGIMGGLLGGMLFSSLGFAGGGNMGGGGIGILEILLLAGIGYMIYRFVKKKREASLATPYGQTGYQAGTVTSFPSGYNSSLPVADTVDSGIANIRSMDASFDEQRFKDSVMDTFFRIQGAWMNRDLAPVSILLTEEMKNILQEDVSRLLRDRQVNRLENIAVRSVEIAEAWQESGQDFITASIYANLLDYTTDDATGAVVSGNRTEPVKFEEYWTFTRPVGANAWRLSAIDQK, encoded by the coding sequence ATGAAGAAAAATATTGCTAGAGTATTTGCCATCGTGGCAGCCGTTATGTTCATGAGTATCGCCGTGCTGGAATCGAATGCTGAAGCCAGGGCCGGCGGCGGCCGCTCTTCCGGCTACCGTGGCTCACGCAGCTATTCCCAACCTAATACATCTTACTCACAGCCATCCCAATCGCGGCAGCAGTACAATACCGCCCCAAATGCGATGCAACAACGCCCCGGCGGCGGTTTTCTCAGAGGTATGGCCGGCGGAATCATGGGAGGCTTGCTCGGCGGCATGCTCTTCAGCAGTCTTGGTTTTGCAGGTGGCGGCAATATGGGCGGAGGAGGTATCGGAATCCTGGAAATCCTGCTTTTAGCAGGTATCGGCTACATGATTTACCGCTTCGTCAAAAAAAAGCGTGAAGCCAGCCTGGCCACACCGTATGGGCAGACTGGCTATCAGGCTGGTACGGTAACCTCCTTTCCCAGCGGATACAACAGCAGTTTGCCGGTGGCGGATACTGTGGATTCCGGAATAGCCAACATCCGCAGCATGGATGCCTCCTTCGACGAGCAGCGCTTCAAGGATTCGGTGATGGATACCTTCTTCCGCATTCAGGGGGCATGGATGAACCGCGATCTGGCTCCGGTTTCCATTCTCCTTACCGAAGAGATGAAGAATATATTGCAGGAGGATGTCAGCCGCTTGCTTCGTGACAGGCAGGTAAACCGCCTGGAGAATATCGCCGTCCGCAGTGTGGAGATTGCCGAGGCATGGCAGGAGTCGGGACAGGACTTCATAACTGCTTCCATTTATGCCAATCTGCTTGACTATACCACTGACGATGCAACCGGAGCTGTCGTCTCGGGAAACCGAACCGAGCCGGTGAAGTTCGAGGAATACTGGACCTTCACCAGACCGGTGGGCGCTAATGCCTGGCGCCTTTCAGCTATCGATCAGAAGTAG
- a CDS encoding chorismate mutase, with protein sequence MQIDDYREKIDQLDSELLRIFNERAGLALKIGEIKKGLALPVYDPSREKKIFQRMKAENPGPLDDQAIVRLFERVIDESRRLERLMTRQQILSEENDRC encoded by the coding sequence ATGCAGATAGATGATTACAGGGAAAAAATTGACCAGTTGGACAGCGAACTGCTGCGGATATTCAATGAACGGGCCGGTCTGGCCCTGAAGATCGGTGAGATCAAAAAAGGGCTTGCCCTCCCCGTCTATGATCCCTCCCGAGAGAAAAAGATCTTCCAGCGAATGAAAGCAGAAAACCCCGGACCTTTGGACGATCAGGCCATTGTCAGGCTGTTCGAGAGGGTAATAGACGAATCGCGCCGTCTGGAAAGGCTGATGACGCGGCAACAGATTCTGTCCGAGGAGAATGATCGATGCTGA
- the pgsA gene encoding CDP-diacylglycerol--glycerol-3-phosphate 3-phosphatidyltransferase: MPTTAKDSILNLPNILTLLRIAAIPLLVILLLSPSREAGFWAAALFAIASITDWLDGYLARRMGIETVFGKFLDPIADKLIVMAALIMLLPYNRVPAWMVLVILGREIIITGLRGVASTEGLVIPASNLGKFKTIFQIVAILGLLLHYEYHWFFAIDLPILTVNMHNIGMFYLWIATIITIWSGVDYLVKFSRVIAK, translated from the coding sequence ATGCCCACCACTGCAAAAGACTCCATCCTTAACCTGCCGAACATTTTGACCCTTCTCCGCATAGCTGCCATACCACTTCTGGTGATACTATTGCTCTCTCCTTCCAGAGAGGCCGGTTTCTGGGCCGCTGCGCTTTTCGCCATTGCCTCGATCACCGACTGGCTGGACGGCTATCTGGCACGGCGCATGGGTATAGAGACGGTCTTCGGCAAGTTTCTCGATCCCATCGCCGACAAACTCATCGTCATGGCCGCGCTTATCATGCTGCTTCCCTACAACCGGGTGCCTGCCTGGATGGTGCTTGTCATTCTTGGGCGTGAAATAATAATTACCGGTCTGCGAGGTGTCGCATCAACCGAAGGGCTTGTAATTCCGGCAAGCAATCTTGGCAAATTCAAGACAATTTTTCAGATCGTTGCCATTTTGGGACTGCTGCTCCACTATGAATACCATTGGTTTTTCGCCATAGACCTGCCGATCCTGACGGTCAATATGCACAATATCGGCATGTTTTATCTCTGGATTGCCACCATCATAACCATTTGGTCTGGTGTGGACTATTTGGTGAAATTCTCCCGGGTAATTGCTAAATGA
- a CDS encoding Na+/H+ antiporter NhaA, translating to MYNLKKNKHINLLREFSIPLLMGVSVALAWANLDHKSYEWLIHTPIVGGVNLHFLTNDLFMVLFFGIAAAEITESCLPGGDLNPPRKALNAIIATIGGVVGPAAVYLTLNMLFGSSALRNGWGIPTATDIALAWLVARTVFGRNHPAVAFLLLLAIADDAIGLLIIAIFYPNPHHPPEPLMLLLIPLGMLFAWGLRSARVKPYWPYLITGGLVVWTGLYLGNLHPALALAFIVPFMPHEKKETVHMFEEDAWEHSTLDKFVHDWRLFVDFGMFMFGLVNAGVEISHMGVPTILVLLGLLIGKVAGISLFSSVAHQLGWHRPHGMGAKETLLVGCIAAIGFTVSLFIAGEAFTDPALTNGAKMGALLSIGIAVPAVLGAKLLKISKRQ from the coding sequence ATGTACAACCTTAAAAAAAACAAGCACATCAACTTGCTGCGGGAATTTTCCATCCCTCTGCTCATGGGGGTGTCGGTTGCCCTTGCCTGGGCAAACCTCGATCATAAATCTTATGAATGGTTGATTCATACGCCCATCGTCGGGGGCGTCAATCTTCACTTCCTCACAAATGATTTATTTATGGTGCTGTTCTTTGGCATTGCTGCCGCCGAGATCACCGAAAGCTGTCTGCCCGGCGGCGATTTGAATCCGCCCAGAAAGGCTCTGAATGCCATTATAGCGACCATTGGGGGTGTTGTAGGCCCTGCAGCAGTCTATTTGACACTCAACATGCTGTTTGGCTCCTCTGCATTGAGAAACGGGTGGGGAATTCCTACAGCTACGGATATAGCCTTGGCTTGGCTGGTGGCTCGGACTGTTTTCGGGCGCAATCATCCGGCTGTAGCATTTCTGCTGCTATTGGCCATTGCTGATGATGCCATCGGCCTCCTGATAATCGCCATATTCTATCCAAACCCCCATCATCCACCGGAACCGTTAATGCTTCTGCTTATTCCTCTCGGAATGCTGTTCGCCTGGGGCCTTAGGTCCGCCAGGGTGAAACCATACTGGCCATACTTGATCACGGGCGGATTGGTCGTCTGGACAGGCCTGTATCTGGGTAATCTTCACCCGGCACTTGCTCTTGCTTTTATAGTTCCTTTCATGCCTCACGAAAAGAAGGAAACCGTGCATATGTTTGAAGAAGATGCGTGGGAGCATTCTACGCTCGACAAGTTTGTTCATGATTGGCGGCTTTTCGTTGACTTCGGCATGTTCATGTTCGGACTGGTGAATGCTGGTGTAGAGATTTCACATATGGGGGTACCGACCATACTGGTACTACTTGGCCTGCTGATTGGTAAAGTTGCAGGCATATCTTTATTCAGCAGTGTCGCCCATCAGCTTGGCTGGCACAGGCCTCACGGCATGGGGGCAAAGGAAACTTTGCTGGTAGGGTGTATCGCGGCAATAGGGTTCACTGTGTCTCTATTTATTGCGGGTGAGGCCTTTACTGATCCAGCTTTAACTAATGGAGCCAAAATGGGAGCACTCTTGAGTATTGGCATCGCAGTTCCTGCGGTACTCGGCGCCAAGCTTCTCAAGATAAGTAAAAGGCAATGA
- a CDS encoding AsmA family protein: MKKTLKITGIIFAAIAVLFLVIAVLVKLLVTPEGVRKTVLPLAEKKLQRQVQLGEVSVSIFSGIVLKKLTVMEKTGADPFVQAEQVKLKYRFWPLLTGRVVVDQVVLDTPKIRVIRLPDGTFNYSDLMAKKEPAPAPQTTKEGINLLISRVALLKGAVHYEDRSKKTDQPFIYDITGVEVNASDIAMDKQFPLRVKAMVPGASMEMDGKAADVGKKPAIDVVITIKEADIKKLAAGLPPQLTAKIRALDPSGAVNVRLHLAGPVSAPKELLKAGEVKLNNVAFTTSGQRPSLSGLLVLKGSQLSSQDLTLAMGANKLDIKFTVSNLLGKPLSVTSSVSAERFDLEPFLKKSKKATAAEGEKPEPGPLKIPVRATGTFQLGQTSYKGLPVAGLVLRYRLADNILNIDELKGKVAGGSFSDTARVDLGQKGFTYSTTLAIQGVKADSLVAAFAPKAAGTVFGTLSLNAQLAGKGTQTAAIKKNINGQGTYNISQGKLTGSGLVQSLAQFLDLEQLRVVQFEKFAGSFKIVNGKVVVDSNVTGRDVHITPKGTAGLDSSLDLSLETRLAPQLTSRITRGELGKMITDEKGWGVLPLKVKGTFSSPRFQLDVSGVRQQLKQKGREKLEQTIQEKLLKKKEGESQRPEKELLEKGLRGILGK, encoded by the coding sequence GTGAAAAAAACTCTCAAGATCACAGGTATTATCTTTGCGGCCATTGCCGTGCTGTTCCTGGTTATTGCCGTCCTGGTAAAATTGCTAGTCACCCCCGAAGGGGTCAGGAAGACCGTGTTGCCCTTGGCCGAAAAGAAGCTGCAGCGCCAGGTTCAGCTGGGGGAGGTCAGTGTCAGCATTTTTTCCGGCATTGTCCTGAAGAAGCTGACCGTAATGGAAAAAACAGGAGCGGATCCCTTCGTACAGGCCGAACAGGTTAAGCTGAAATACCGGTTCTGGCCGTTATTGACGGGAAGGGTGGTGGTGGACCAGGTGGTGCTCGATACGCCTAAGATCAGGGTGATCCGTTTGCCCGATGGCACTTTCAACTATTCCGATCTAATGGCAAAAAAAGAACCCGCTCCCGCGCCACAAACGACAAAAGAGGGAATCAATCTGCTGATATCCCGAGTGGCATTGCTCAAAGGTGCGGTCCACTACGAAGATCGGAGCAAAAAGACAGATCAGCCGTTTATATACGATATCACGGGCGTTGAAGTTAATGCCAGCGACATAGCCATGGATAAGCAGTTCCCCTTAAGGGTAAAGGCCATGGTGCCTGGTGCATCCATGGAGATGGATGGAAAAGCTGCCGATGTGGGGAAGAAACCGGCAATCGATGTCGTCATCACCATCAAGGAGGCCGATATCAAGAAGCTGGCCGCCGGACTCCCTCCGCAGCTGACGGCAAAGATCAGAGCCCTTGATCCTTCGGGTGCGGTAAATGTACGATTACACCTGGCAGGGCCTGTTTCGGCGCCGAAAGAACTGCTTAAGGCGGGGGAGGTGAAACTTAACAATGTCGCTTTCACAACCTCCGGGCAACGGCCATCACTATCAGGATTACTTGTGCTAAAGGGGAGTCAACTTTCCTCCCAAGACCTGACATTAGCCATGGGCGCCAACAAGCTGGATATAAAGTTCACCGTCTCGAATCTGCTTGGCAAGCCATTGTCCGTCACCAGTTCCGTTAGTGCTGAACGCTTTGACCTGGAACCGTTTTTGAAAAAGAGCAAAAAAGCAACTGCTGCTGAAGGGGAGAAGCCTGAACCCGGCCCGCTGAAAATTCCGGTTCGAGCCACCGGCACGTTCCAACTGGGGCAGACATCCTACAAGGGGTTGCCGGTTGCCGGTCTGGTCCTCAGATACAGGCTCGCTGACAACATCCTGAATATCGATGAACTGAAAGGCAAGGTCGCTGGTGGCTCTTTCAGCGATACGGCGCGAGTCGACCTTGGACAAAAGGGTTTTACCTATTCAACAACCCTGGCAATTCAAGGGGTAAAGGCGGATTCACTCGTTGCCGCCTTTGCCCCTAAAGCTGCGGGAACTGTTTTCGGCACCCTTTCCCTTAATGCACAACTGGCAGGCAAGGGAACCCAAACTGCAGCTATAAAGAAAAACATCAATGGTCAGGGCACCTACAATATCTCACAAGGCAAACTAACGGGATCAGGACTGGTTCAGAGTCTGGCACAGTTCCTGGACCTCGAACAGTTGCGGGTTGTGCAGTTCGAAAAATTCGCCGGCAGTTTCAAAATAGTCAACGGCAAAGTGGTTGTCGATAGCAACGTCACCGGTCGTGATGTGCATATCACACCGAAAGGAACCGCCGGACTCGACTCAAGTCTCGATCTGTCCCTGGAAACACGCCTTGCACCTCAGCTGACCAGCAGGATAACGAGAGGTGAACTGGGCAAGATGATTACCGATGAAAAAGGATGGGGTGTCCTGCCCCTCAAGGTCAAGGGAACCTTTTCCTCCCCTCGGTTCCAACTCGACGTTTCCGGTGTCCGCCAGCAATTGAAGCAGAAAGGGAGGGAGAAGCTTGAGCAGACCATTCAGGAGAAACTTCTGAAGAAAAAGGAAGGTGAATCTCAGCGCCCGGAAAAGGAACTTCTGGAGAAGGGTCTGCGGGGAATTTTGGGGAAATAA
- a CDS encoding ribbon-helix-helix protein, CopG family — protein MSHYQKQDRGESRKMQKRRRDDSALTNVVSLRISDQEKRVLEKITRSSSKNVSEIVREAIELWLAKRKKLCLDN, from the coding sequence ATGTCCCATTATCAGAAGCAAGACCGTGGCGAATCGAGGAAAATGCAGAAAAGAAGAAGGGATGATAGTGCCCTGACCAACGTGGTTTCCTTGCGCATCAGCGATCAGGAGAAACGGGTCCTGGAGAAAATCACCAGGTCAAGCTCGAAGAATGTTTCCGAAATAGTGCGCGAGGCCATTGAATTATGGTTGGCAAAGCGCAAAAAGCTGTGTCTCGATAACTGA
- the htpX gene encoding zinc metalloprotease HtpX: MNRLKTTLLLSLLTVLMVLMGSAIGGKTGMVFAFFMAVAMNFFSYWFSDKIVLKMYGAQEIGEHDHPAFYGLVRRLALQAGLPMPRVFVVPSESPNAFATGRNPSHAAVAATEGILRILSPDELEGVMAHELAHVQNRDILVSTIAATFAGAISMIGNMLQWGAIMGGGRSDDEEGSGGLIGSLVMAIIAPIAAMLIQMAVSRSREYLADETGARICGRPLALANALRKLHNASHMIPMQEASPASAHLFIVNPLTGGSLMNLFSTHPPMEERIARLEGLARNRW, from the coding sequence ATGAATCGACTCAAAACGACCCTTCTCCTCTCTCTTCTCACCGTGCTGATGGTGCTGATGGGCAGCGCCATCGGCGGCAAGACCGGAATGGTCTTCGCCTTCTTCATGGCTGTCGCCATGAACTTCTTCTCCTACTGGTTTTCCGACAAGATTGTCCTGAAAATGTATGGCGCCCAGGAAATCGGCGAGCATGACCATCCTGCATTTTATGGGCTGGTCCGCAGGTTGGCGCTCCAGGCAGGGCTCCCCATGCCGCGGGTCTTTGTCGTCCCGTCGGAGAGCCCAAACGCCTTTGCCACCGGGCGAAATCCTTCCCATGCTGCCGTTGCCGCGACAGAAGGCATTTTACGCATTCTTTCTCCCGATGAACTTGAAGGGGTCATGGCCCATGAGCTGGCCCATGTTCAGAACCGGGATATTCTCGTTTCTACCATTGCAGCAACCTTCGCCGGCGCCATTTCCATGATTGGCAACATGCTCCAGTGGGGAGCAATCATGGGTGGCGGGCGAAGTGACGACGAAGAAGGCTCAGGAGGTCTCATCGGCTCGTTGGTAATGGCTATCATCGCTCCCATTGCCGCCATGCTGATCCAAATGGCTGTGTCCCGTTCGCGGGAATACCTGGCCGATGAAACCGGTGCCCGCATTTGCGGTCGTCCACTGGCATTGGCGAACGCCCTGCGCAAGCTGCACAACGCTTCCCACATGATACCAATGCAAGAGGCGTCCCCGGCGTCAGCGCATCTTTTCATCGTCAACCCGCTTACTGGCGGCTCGCTGATGAACCTATTCTCCACCCATCCCCCCATGGAGGAACGTATAGCCAGACTGGAAGGACTGGCGAGGAACAGATGGTAG